The following DNA comes from Peribacillus sp. FSL E2-0218.
TTGTTACATTCGGGTTGATGTTGGCTTCATCACGCTTGATGACTGTGCCTTGGATATCAAGGACATATTCATTACGGATTTTTTCCGCAGTGGCCAAGGCTGCTGCCGAAATATCAGGATTGAAAACGACTTGCACGACACCGCTTCTGTCACGAAGGTCGATGAAGATGACTCCGCCCAAATCGCGTCGTTTTTGTACCCAACCCTTTAATGTTACTTTTTCACCAATAGCTGCTTCTGTTACTTCTCCATTGAAGTATGTTCTGCCAAACATGGTATTTCCCCCTTAAGCCTGTAGCTTTTTGAATTGTTCAACGAATGTGGCAAGATCCACCTGGACTTGTTCTCCCGTTTCCATGAACTTTACATTGATTTTATTATTGGCCAATTCATCATCACCGAGTGTCGCCACATATCTCGCTTCCAGGCGGTCGGCCGATTTAAATTGAGCTTTCACTTTACGGTCTTGATAGTCCTTTTCAACAGTGAAACCGGCACTGCGCAATTGATGGGCAAGCTTGACGGTATAATCTTTGGCTGATTCACCCAATGAAACAAGATAACAATCAATTCCCTTTTTGATCGGCAGTTCGATGTTTTCTGCTTGTAAGGCTGCAATCAGGCGTTCGATGCTGAGTGCAAAGCCGATTCCCGGAGTTTCCGGCCCGCCAAGTTCTTCAGACAGCCCATTATACCGGCCGCCTCCACAAAGTGTTGTAATGGCGCCAAAGCCTTCTGCATCACTCATGATTTCAAACGCGGTATGGTTATAATAATCCAAGCCGCGAACCAGTGTCGGATCTTCGACGAAGTCGATTTCCAAATCCGTCAAGTGCTGTTTCACTTTTTCAAAATAAATACGGGATTCATCATTCAAATAGTCAATGATGGATGGCGCCGTCTTCATCAATTCGTGATCATGGTCTTTTTTACAATCCAGGATCCTTAATGGATTTTTTTCCAGACGGCTTTGACAGTCACCGCAAAACTCGCCAATGCGAGGTTGAAAATGTTGGATTAACGCATTTCGGTGGGCAATCCGGCTTTCCTTATCTCCAAGGCTGTTGATCACAAGTTTCAGCTTTTTCAACCCAAGCTCCTTGTAGAGGCTCATCGCAAGAGATAGCACCTCTGCATCGATGCCTGGATCTTTACTGCCTAAAGCTTCGATCCCGAATTGGACGAACTGGCGGAATCGACCTGCCTGCGGACGTTCATAACGGAACATCGGCCCGATATAATAAAGCTTGACCGGTTGATTCGCCCATCCAAACATCTTGTTTTCGATGTATGAACGGACAACCGATGCAGTGCCTTCGGGACGAAGGGTCAAATTCCTCTCGCCTCGGTCTTGAAATGAATACATCTCTTTTTGGACGATATCGGTCGTATCGCCGACACCGCGTAAAAACAATTCTGTGTGCTCGAAAATCGGTGTGCGGATTTCTTTATATTGATAGCGGTGACAAATCTCACGCGCTGTCTTTTCGATATACTGCCAAATTTCCGTTTGTCCTGGCAATAAATCCTGTGTACCTCTAGGAATCTGAATAGACATATATGTTTCCTCCTTAAAAGCAAAACGCCCTCCCTGATCTGGCGCTATACCGATTTTTTCCAAACAAAAAACTCCCGCCCCTTGTAACTGTTCCGTTACAAGGGACGAGAGTTGGATATCCCGTGGTGCCACCCTAGTTGAAGCACTAAAAAAATCAGTGCCTCCGCTTAAAAACAGTTAACGCCTGTTATACGTCCAGCTCCTATTAAGAAAATCCGTTCGGAGTGAAGCCTACGGAGGGTTCTTTCGTTAAGTCATCATGCGGAATGCTTTCAGCCAAGGCATTTCCTCTCTTTTCATGTGTTTCTTAATTACTCTTCTCCATCATTGGTTGTTGCAGTTATAAGTCTGATATTTTATAATCATACGGACGTTAACTACAAATGTCAAGGCAGGCTTTAGGATTTCATCGCATTTTATTGATTCAAACGTTTTTTCAGGTTTTTGACCGTCCGGACATTGACTCCAAACTCGGATGCCAATTCAACCAGGTTCGCACTTTGTTCCTTCTGGATAAAATCGTGGAAATCGACACCTAACACTTGATTGCCTCCGCTCAAACTCGTTTGATCTTTTTCGCTGAATTTCATTTGGTTCCCTCCTATATCTCTATAGGGTTTATTCTTTCCTAAAAAAAATGTTTTTTGCACTGGGAAAGAGGGAAATTTTTATTGGACGAGAATACATACATAAGGACATGAAAAGGGAGAGACAACTTATGAAGAAGAAACCGGGTTTATTCAGCCTGATCCTTTTGTTGATCATGGCAGCGATAGTACCCGTCAATCACGCATTCGGAAAAGAAGAAGGGGAAATAACCGTGACGAGTAAAGTGGTCAATGTCCGGGAAGGAGCTGGTCTCAGTTTCCCCATCGTCAAAAAACTGGCAAAAGGGGAATCATACCCCATCATTAAAGAGGAAGGTGACTGGTTTGAAATCCGGATCGACTCGAATGAAACGGGTTGGGTTGCCAATTGGTTAGTGGAAAGGAAATCGGGAACCGCCTTTGCAAAAAAAGGTTCCGGACAAGGAACGATAACGGGCAGCTCCGTCCGTGTCCGTACAGGACCTGGCACAACGTTTCAAACGGTCGGTTCCTTAACGAGGGGAACCGCAGTCGACATTATCGAAAAGAACCAAAATTGGATAAAGATCAAAACCGCGGATTTTGATGGCTGGGTTTCTTCTGACTACCTTAAGATCGAAGCTGCATCCGGAAGTACCGTGAAGAACGATGATAGCAATAAACAGGAATCAGCCAAGGAATCCGTTAAAACCGGAGTCACCCTGGTCGACCGGCTTAATGTCCGTTCCGAGCCTTCGAAAAGCGGCTCAACACTTGGAAAGCTGAATAAAAACACCTCCGTGACCGTTCACCGGATCAAAAATGATTGGGCGGAAATCGATTTTCAAGGCGGTCAGGGCTGGGTGGCGTTATCTTACCTACAGATGAGCGAGGATAAAGCGAAAACGGCAATGGCTCCGGCTGCAGACACAGCCAGGGTGACCGCTTCCCGTTTGCATGTAAGGAAGGATGCCTCCCTCAGCGCTAAGATCATCGGCTCGGTGAACAAGGATGAAACCTATTCCATATTGAAAACCAAAGGAAAAATGACACAGATCCAGCTTTCCAATGGCCAAAAGGGCTGGGTCGTGAGCTGGTACTTAGAAAAAGAGCATGTGGAAGAACCAAAGAAAAAGAAGCTCCATATAGAGGGAAACAAGATTACCATCATCCATGATGGAACCATATTGAGGTCTTCTCCCAATGGGAACGCAGGGATAGTCAGACAGGCCAATGCAGGGGAAACATTCCCTGTCATCGGCATGGAGGGCGACTGGTACTCCATTAAAGTAAAGGGTGGGAAAACAGCGTATGTTGCCGGCTGGATCGTGACGCTTGAGGGTAATTCCGAACAGATTCAACGACCGGGCGTCGAAACATATATAAAGGGTAAAACGATCGTGATCGATCCAGGTCATGGCGGAAGGGATAGCGGTACGATCGGGGTCGGAGGCACGCTTGAGAAAAACCTGACGATACGGACGGCCGAGCTGCTGCGGGACAAACTTCAGGCGGCTGGCGCTAAAGTGATCCTGACGAGAAGCGGGAATACCTATGTGCCACTGTCTTCCCGGGTGGGCACTTCACATATCCATGACGCGGATGCCTTCATCAGCCTCCATTACGATAGCACCATGGACCAAATCACAAGCGGCATCACCACATATTATTATCATGACTATCAGCAGGGCTTGGCCTCTGCACTGGCCCATTCATTCGGTTCAACCATGCAGGTGAACAATCGCGGATCAAGATACGGAAATTATCATGTCATCCGTGAGAACAAACGAGTGGCAACGCTGATTGAATTAGGCTACCTAAGCAATCCAGTCGAAGAATTGACAATAACTTCGAATGAATACCAAGAAGGAATCACCTCCGCCATCTATAATGGATTGGCGCGGTATTTCAAATGAGCTCCATGACAGTTTTCTGCCCCAAACAAAAATAACCTGCCGCGGCAGGTTATTTTTTACTTTCCAATATTAATGTTACGGGTCCATCATTCGTAAGCTGGACATCCATCATGGCACCAAATTGACCGGTTTCCGTATGGACGCCTTTTTTACGGAGCATCCCGTTAAATGCTTCATATAATTCATTCGCCGCTTCTGGACGGGCGGCATCCATGAAGTTCGGGCGGCGGCCTTTACGGCAATCGCCATACAAGGTGAATTGAGAAACGGATAAAATCGAACCTCCCACATCCAATAAGGAATGGTTCATCTTTTCATTTTCGTCTTCGAATATGCGAAGATGGACAATCTTATCGGCCAAATAGGCGGCATCCTCGATGGTATCATCATGGGTGATGCCAACCAACAGGACGAGCCCGCTGTCAATTTGACCGATTATTTGGTCTGCCACAACGACTTTCGCCGCTTTGGCACGTTGTAAAACTACACGCATGGCATGAAAACTCCTTAGTTCATGATCCTTCTAACGGAATAGACATCCGAGATTTGTTTTATACGGTCGACGACCTTCTGCAGGTGGGCAATGTTATGGATGTAAATCGACATATGAATGGTCGCCACTTTATTTCTGTCCGATTTACCGGAAACCGCTGAAATGTTCGTCTTCGTTTCATTGACCGCCTGCAGCACTTCGTTCAATAATCCGCGGCGGTCATATCCGCTGATTTCAATTTCGACGATATATTCCTTCCGCTCGTTGATCGTGCTTTCCCATTCAACTGGGACGAGGCGATGATCGGAATCCCCGCTTTCCAGGTTCGGACAGTCCTGCCTATGGACCGAGACACCCCGGCCTTTGGTGATATAACCGACGATCTCATCACCAGGAACTGGATTGCAGCAGCGGGATAAGCGGATAAGCAGGTTATCGATCCCCGGTACCTGTACACCCGAGTCGCGTTTTTTAGAGGAATTGGAGAATGTTTTCAGATCGGCCACTGCCTCTGAAATATCCGCCTCCTGCTCGACCATTTTCTGCTTCCGCCACTTTTCGGTGAGGCGGTTGACTACTTGAAGGGCAGTGATTCCGTTATACCCTACTGCTGCATACATATCTTCCTCATTCAGGAAGTTGAATTTATCAGCAACACGCTTAATGTTTTCGGGAGTCAGGATTTCCTTAAGTTCGAACTCCATATCCTTGATCTCTTTTTCAACAAGCTCTTTGCCTTTTTCGATATTTTCTTCGCGGCGCTGTTTTTTGAAAAACTGGCGGATCTTGTTTTTCGCTTGAGATGTTTGGGTAAGTTTTAGCCAGTCCTGACTTGGACCATATGAATGCTTGGACGTTAAGATTTCAATGATGTCGCCCGTCTTGAGTTTATAATCCAACGGCACCATTTTCCCGTTCACCTTGGCACCAATCGTTTTGTTTCCGATTTCGGAGTGGATCCGGTATGCAAAGTCGATCGGGTTC
Coding sequences within:
- the hisS gene encoding histidine--tRNA ligase, which encodes MSIQIPRGTQDLLPGQTEIWQYIEKTAREICHRYQYKEIRTPIFEHTELFLRGVGDTTDIVQKEMYSFQDRGERNLTLRPEGTASVVRSYIENKMFGWANQPVKLYYIGPMFRYERPQAGRFRQFVQFGIEALGSKDPGIDAEVLSLAMSLYKELGLKKLKLVINSLGDKESRIAHRNALIQHFQPRIGEFCGDCQSRLEKNPLRILDCKKDHDHELMKTAPSIIDYLNDESRIYFEKVKQHLTDLEIDFVEDPTLVRGLDYYNHTAFEIMSDAEGFGAITTLCGGGRYNGLSEELGGPETPGIGFALSIERLIAALQAENIELPIKKGIDCYLVSLGESAKDYTVKLAHQLRSAGFTVEKDYQDRKVKAQFKSADRLEARYVATLGDDELANNKINVKFMETGEQVQVDLATFVEQFKKLQA
- a CDS encoding SH3 domain-containing protein, which translates into the protein MKKKPGLFSLILLLIMAAIVPVNHAFGKEEGEITVTSKVVNVREGAGLSFPIVKKLAKGESYPIIKEEGDWFEIRIDSNETGWVANWLVERKSGTAFAKKGSGQGTITGSSVRVRTGPGTTFQTVGSLTRGTAVDIIEKNQNWIKIKTADFDGWVSSDYLKIEAASGSTVKNDDSNKQESAKESVKTGVTLVDRLNVRSEPSKSGSTLGKLNKNTSVTVHRIKNDWAEIDFQGGQGWVALSYLQMSEDKAKTAMAPAADTARVTASRLHVRKDASLSAKIIGSVNKDETYSILKTKGKMTQIQLSNGQKGWVVSWYLEKEHVEEPKKKKLHIEGNKITIIHDGTILRSSPNGNAGIVRQANAGETFPVIGMEGDWYSIKVKGGKTAYVAGWIVTLEGNSEQIQRPGVETYIKGKTIVIDPGHGGRDSGTIGVGGTLEKNLTIRTAELLRDKLQAAGAKVILTRSGNTYVPLSSRVGTSHIHDADAFISLHYDSTMDQITSGITTYYYHDYQQGLASALAHSFGSTMQVNNRGSRYGNYHVIRENKRVATLIELGYLSNPVEELTITSNEYQEGITSAIYNGLARYFK
- the dtd gene encoding D-aminoacyl-tRNA deacylase, which encodes MRVVLQRAKAAKVVVADQIIGQIDSGLVLLVGITHDDTIEDAAYLADKIVHLRIFEDENEKMNHSLLDVGGSILSVSQFTLYGDCRKGRRPNFMDAARPEAANELYEAFNGMLRKKGVHTETGQFGAMMDVQLTNDGPVTLILESKK